The genomic region CCAGGAGTATCTGCTCCTGGTTCCTGCTATGTAGTCTTTTGCTGCTCATTTGGAAATGGCGCAGATTTTTGTATCAAACCTTGTCATTGTTTAGATTTTGTCCACTTATATCTTTCCCCATGAATACTGTTTGGCTGAAAGGTTACATTTTTAGGCTTGATAATAGTACTGAACTCTTCTGTTTAGATAAATGTTTATGGAAGCTACTATTTGATTACAATCAAAGTTCTTTAACCAATATGGATGTTGGACAGAGGTAAAGAAACAAAACTTCATATTGAGGCAATTCTGTTGAATAGTTAATTTTAAACTCTGCATATTTCGGAACAACCCATATGCAGCCAGTTCATGTATCACAAGATTGGAGAACAGTGATACACTGGCATGGGTTCGAGATTTTATATCCCATTACCGCTGTGCTTCTGAGAAGAAATGGCTCGAACAAAGCCGATGACTCGAGATCCAAGCATGTTTTAGAAGTGGTGAAGAAGCAGTGCATAGCAACCAAAGCCAAGGACTACTACTACATGTTCACCATGGTCCACTGGACATCGTCCTTGAGTAGTCGAACCAATCCTCATATTCTGAAGTTAGGTAAAACAAGAGCAAATGAGAAAGAGAGGATGATGCGAGGAAGCTATAAGAAAATTCAAAGATGGAGTACCAGATACTGAGATTGCCCAACTCACCACCTCGTTAGTCTCATTGATCCCATGGAGTGGAGGCTCATAGATATTCTCATTGTTCCTCTAAATCCATATTCCAAGCACGTATAAGATCGATTTCTAATAGTGAACATGAATATGTTTTCAGCAGGATTTCAGAATCCTAGTACTTGCTAATGTCGACGGATCAAACATGTCTTCAAATTGGTCTTCTCACGCATTGAACTTTACAGAGGCCTCAGCTGCTGCAAACCTGACCTTAGTTATACCTTACAGTTACCAAACGTGATCTTCTCTTTGGCATTCTTGAGAGCAGCAATGGCTTCATTATAGCTTGGCTTGAATCACTGAATGACATGAAAAATTATGAGTTGCTTGTGTGTGACAATTTTCATACCACCTGAACCATTATTCACTATATGGTTACAAAAGCTAAAACTAGATTTAGATCAGAGACATTTTCATACGGTTTGAAGTGAAAATGATCACTTCCATAACGCATGACTTCTCGTGCCCATGGGCTTGCATTTCTATATATTCAGCGTTACTTAGAAATAATTGAAGAGGATTTATGTTCTTCATTATCTCCTTTGATTTTGTATGAGTTTGATAAAATTATTTTATGCAGGTGTACCTGACTACGACGAAAATACAGTTACTTGAGCAATTGAGCATGATAGAATGAGTTGAAACATCAAAAACCAGCATAGGATGATATAGGTTTCTCTGGACATTTTAGTTACTGATGGACAAAGGAATGGACTACTTAATCACTTATCTAGAATCTATCTAAAGTTAATTTATAGGGGATTTGTAGGGTACAAAGAAGAAGAAGAAAAAAAATGATCGAAGAAGGTGAGAATGACAAATAAAATTAACTTGGTCGAACTAAACACATGCTTAATTATAACATGATCGTCAAAATAACATGATCATCCGAATAACATGATATAATGCTTATAACATGATCGTCGAATTAACATGATATGTAGTGTGATACTAGGTGATGGCAACAACATATAAATAACATTATCCTTACTTGAAGAACATAATCTGAAAAGAAAATAAAAGAAAAGAACAATATACTTTCACTTATAATTTATAGAAAATTTCATATAAGTCTACTTTGGGATATTTTCTTCCACATAAGTCCACCCAAACATTTTTACCCACATAAGTCCACTTTTAAGCCTAAATATGTCATTTTGGTTTTACGATATACCTAAAATACCCTCCGATCTTTTACACCAAATATGTTCCTCTCTCTCTCTCTTACGGATTCAGAATTTCAGATCGGACATAAGGACCAGAGCCAAATACGATTAGTTGAGAGCTCCACAAGCGTCGTTCGTTGTGGTTTGCACGTCCTTCATGGCGGTCCAGTTGTCAGCGGCAGAGAAGAAGACCGGGATTGGAAACCATAGATCTGAACCTTCTCTCTATCCATTCTTCCACTTCGATTCCGCCGCCGCCGCCGTGACAAAGTTGCCACCGCCTCGACAATGACTTTTGGATCCACTGTCGAAGACTCCTCGACGACCTCCGCTTCGGCCTCAACTGCATCTCATCAACGCAAAGGTCAAACCGATTCTGATGACGTGGTCCACCTCCTCTCTCTCTCTCTCTATCTTCTCTTCTCTCTCTTGCTCCTCTGACTTCCATCTATTTCTCCGAATAAGCTGAAGCCAGTGGTACTATTTTGTTGACTAACCGATTCCATCATATCTTCTCNNNNNNNNNNNNNNNNNNNNNNNNNNNNNNNNNNNNNNNNNNNNNNNNNNNNNNNNNNNNNNNNNNNNNNNNNNNNNNNNNNNNNNNNNNNNNNNNNNNNNNNNNNNNNNNNNNNNNNNNNNNNNNNNNNNNNNNNNNNNNGTAGCTGGTGGTAGTAGTTTTTGTGTTCGTCGGAAACCTCACAATAGTAGCTTTTGTAGGCGGTGATAGTAGCTTTTGTAGGCGGTGCTAGTAGCTTTTGTGGCTGGTGGTAGTATTTTTTGTGTTCGTCGGAAATCTCACAGTAGTAGCTTTTGTAGGCGGTGGTAGTAGCTTTTGTGGCTGGTGGTAGTAGCTTTTGTGTTCGTCGAAAACCTCACAGTAGTAGCTTTTGTAAGCGGTGGTAGTAGTTTTTGTGGCTGGTAGTAGTAGCTTTTATAGGCGGTGGTAGTAGCTTTGTAGCTGGTGGTAGTAGCTTTTATAGCTGGTAGTAGTAATTTTTGTCATCGTCAGAGGTCGGTCGGAAATCTCGCCGGAGGTCGGCCGGAAACCTCGCCTGAGGTCTGCCTGAAACCTCGCCAGAGGTCCGCCGGAGACTGTTCCGAAATGAGAGTGATTGTTGACTTTTTATACTAGTGGCATTCTTGTAAATATAAAGGAGAAAATCTAATTTTTTTTGTTGGATAGCAGTCTGTAATTATGTTGAACTTCAATACTTAATACAAAACCTTATTTAGATTTGAGTGGACTTATGTGGGTAAAAATGTTAGGGTGGATCTATGTGGAAAAAAATGTCTCAAAATGGACTTATATGTAATTGGCCCTATAATTTATGAGACATTGGAAGAAACTAACAAGGTGGAACTTACTGAAAAATATTGACAACATTTGATTGATGAATTGGAGTACCTAATGATCGTTGACACTTTTAATATATTGATATTTGATCAATGTACTGCTTTCAAAATTTAGAGCGTCTAATAGTCTCCAAAATTGAAACCCAAAATGTTGCTATGAACACTGCTTCATCTTTATTAATATATGATGGAACTTGACTATATTAGAACTAGCTCTTAGTGTGTAGCTCCTTTTGTGAAAAACTTCTTGGTTCTAGTCCAACAACAATGTCTATTAAAAAATTTTTGGTTCTAATAATTAGACTCAAACTCCATTGAGATTAGTTTAAATCATTGAGGACAACATGAAGCTTGCGAGAATGTTCAACTGTTCAACTTCAGACACGTTGGGCATAATATTGTTGGTATCAGAATCTGGCAGACTTTCTACTGGTACCAGAAGCTTGTGAGTCTGGGAGTATGTTTGAGGGTTTGCTTCCAAAGAATATAAACATATATGCTACTACAGCAGCAAATGGAGAGGAGAGTAGTTATGCAACATACTGTTCTGGAGATGTTCCTGAAAAAATCGGTACTTGTTTGGGAGACTTGTATAGTATTTCCTGGTTGGAGGATTGGTAAGAAAAGCCAGCTTTTTGTTTATATGAAGCTGTCTAACTAGTAACTTTCCAATATTTTGAATCAGAAGCTACTTAGTAATCTGTTACTTTTGTGATTTTTCGTGCATTAATCAGCGACGCACATGATCTGCGCAAAGAGACTTTTGAGGTTCAATATGAAAGGGTAGGAGCAATGAAATTCTTCACACGATTAGAATTTTTTCGAATTTAATTTGTTTATAATTTATATGCATAATATCCTTAAAATGAGAAGAATTTGATCATATGTGTCGGCTAAATCACAGGTTCGGAACAGAACAGATGAATCCCATGTTATGCAATATGGAGATATGAGTTACATAAAGCAGTTCCTGTACACTTATTTGGGGGCAACTTCTAAAGCTCATAGCCATGCTCCCCCTGCCCTCACAGCCTCGCCTTCGGGATCAATCTCAAGGACTGTTAGCCAGCGCGATGCAGCCCTCTTTTATTTTCTGTATAAGGTTTTCCACACTTCAGTTCTGAATTCCTTTTTAGAATATAAACTCCAAGTACTTAATAATATCAAAATGTTTTACATTTCCTTTTGGTTATTCTTCAGGTAAACAGAGCTCCAACTAACTCTCATAAGAAGCTCGAAGCTAATAAGCAGCTATATAATGAAATTGCTCGAAGGAAACGTGTAGATGATAGCATAACCAAAATCGGAGAGCTTCTGTTTGGGACCGAGAAGGGCTCAGAATTACTGATGAAGGTCAGGCCTTCAGGACAACCTCTAGTGGATGACTGGGAATGCTTCAAGATGTTTGTAAGTTCTCCTAGCAGCTATCAGACATCTTTTTATACATTATTGATTTCATATCTCAGTTGTTGAATTGGAGTTATCCTTTCCTGTGCAGATTAGGACTTATGAGAGTCGCTGCGGAAAGCTGTCGACATATATATGGAATGAAGTACATGCGAGCTTTTGCCAACATGTGCAATGACGGGATCAGCGTAGAGAAACTGGTTGCAGTGTCTGATCAAGCTTGTTCTAAGAAACCTCATGTCTAATTAATCTGAATAGATGTACTAAATAAAGTCATGCATACGACTTTAAGTATGCTGGTTATGTTTTACACTACATATATACGTAAAATGCATGTATATCACGTAGGTGAATATGTGATATCACGTTAGCTCCTTTATGCTACAAATTCATTAATAATGATCGATTCTACCACAAATGTGATATCTATTGTCGATCTGCAAATCTAGCTAGTACTATAAACAGATGTTCAATTTGCTGCCTTGATCAACAGAGTTCTAGTGAGGAAATGAGTCTCAAAAGGCTCTAATCAATTAAGTATAATGTCGATTGGACTAATATGATCGAGTTGTTACCTTAATATGATCATAAACACATGTGAATTATATATGAGTTTGTAACCAGTATGGAAATTGAGAAAGATAGAAAAAAGAAAAAAAAGAAAAAGGAAATATATGTTAAGTAAATTCTGCAGCAAAGCTTTAAAAATAGGTAAGTGAACATACGTTAGTCTTTTGAACACTTTACATGTGATCTTCTATCAATAATCTTTGCTTCATTGAGTAGGTTGGAAAATGAAAGCAGAGAACATATTGAATCTTTAAATGATATACAAGTTGGTCATGATATACACGTTGGTCATGATAATGTTACTTGTTTCCTATATAATACCTTTCAAGAAAACAATTGTTAACGTAAACTAAATATTGAATAAAATGACTAAGATATACTTGAGATATTGGAGAAAATTATTAGATGTCAAAAATCAATAAAAATGACTTAGCTACTTGAGATAAGTGTTGTATTATATGCACTACAACACACATTGTAATTTCCGACAATGGAAATTGTCGGTAAAAGCCGTTTTCTCGTTGGAAATGCTGTTTCCAACGAAATATTTCTCGTCGGAAAGCGTCGCTAATACTCCTGTGGGAAATACTATATTTCCGACGAATCGTCGGAAATTCTTCCTTATTTCCGACGAAAATACCCGTTAGAAATTGGTCGGAACTTATTATTTATTTCGTCCAAAAATAAGTCGTCGGTAACTCGTCGGGAATAGTTCTAATTTTGACGGGTTAGTTTCGACCATACATTTGTCGGAAAATAAATTTCCGACGACTTAGTTTTGACAAATCTCCTTGTCGAAAAACTTTTTCCCGACGAATTGTTCCCAATTGTAGTTGTTGTCGGTAATTTTTTTCCTACAATTTTCGACCAACAATGTCGTCGAATAAATATTTTCTATAAATGTAATTACATTTGATTTTTTTTATTATCAAAAATTACATTTAATTTTAATTATTTTTCCCACCAATTCAATTTTAATTATTATAATTTTTTTGGATTCTGAAACATTGAGCAAAACATAGACTAAGAAGATTCATAAAAATCAAACTCAATTCAACTACATTGTTAATACATGTGGAAAAAGCATCAACTATAACATCCATAAGCAAGAACTGAATTTAGAGGTTATGTTGCTTCATATTGATAGAATAAAGTTTCTCCGAGAACATTCTGTATTGCTAGCAGCCAAAGATCAAGGTGCGCGTGCTTCGTAATCTCCATGAGCAGATTTTGAGATTGGTGCAGTTGTAGGTGAGTTTGAAGAACCAAGCTGTAACACAAAAAATACGTTATAGCTTATACTTGAATAACATAACAAAACTAGACATGCATACGCCTAAGCATGTTAAAACCATTTCTATGGAACTATTAAAGTTCACAATTCATAATGTATCACAATAAATCATACACCCAGACCAATTAAGACAATTCAAACCATGAATTCTCTTCACACGACATAAAATTTAGCATTGATCATCAGACGATCTCTGTAATTTTCATCAGCAAGTGCATATATAACAAAACTTGAAAAGTTGTTCAGACCTCATGTTAGAAATCACAAATCACCAGTCTACTTAATAAATAAATATCCTTATCATGCAGAAACCTTAAACTAAAACTCAAATGCTCTTTACTGAGCCAAACAACATCACTTATTCAAGATACATTTAAATGTTTATTTGCTGCAGAATAAGATCAGGACTGAATTTTTCTTATTCTTACAGAAGCAAGATACCCAAAGAAATTCCTTTTCTATCATGCAAACTGAAGACTTCCAATATATAGAAGATAAGTGAAATAATTCACTCCCACTGTTTCTCACTCTTAATCCTTTCTGATTGAACCATAAAATAAAAGAATCCATATAACAGTGACAAAATGATGAGGACAAGAAACACAAAGTTGCAGACTTTCAGAAGACTAAAATCACAATTATGAGAACCAATTTCCAGTTCAAAGAAAAGAACTTCAATAATAAAAACACATATAATCCTTCCCCCTGTTTTTATTATTTACTTATGCATATAGTATGACCCGTAAACAAGAACAAGTAACATATAGAGACTGAAGGTCAAGAAGTTCATTTTCAAAAGCATAGAAAAACATAGTCTGTGTTTGTCTTCTGTCAAGGTAAAAATCAGCAACCATTCAAAATGAAAATTTTGTAGAGAACCTGAAAGGGATTAACTTGAAATATTAGTACAAAAGAGCACTTAATGTGAGTGGATGCTCACAAAACCATATATCAAACGTGTGCTTCTGTAGGAAATATATATAACAGTTTTAACAACATTTAGGAATTATAATCACAAGCAGCCACATGTATCAAAGAAGCTGAAAATCAAAGTGAAATCACTAACAGAACAACAAAAACACAAGAAGACATTTATTCTCCAGAATGTGTATCACTATTAACTTAATCGGTAATCTGTAATTTCAATACCAAGCAACACCTTCGATAATCTGAAGTTCTTCTGGTTTTACTTTTCTGAAAACTCAAGTGTTTATAGTAAAACCAATTATCCTGCAAATCGATTCATACAAGTGGGAGACATACAAAATCATATACCATTCATACATCAATTGCAGACACAGAAACATCATTCAATTGAAGAGGCTCAATGAAAATACCTAAACCTATGGAGGATTAAAACAAAAGAAAATTATACTTCAAGGTAGCGATCATGAGATGAAGACCTGTGGTATGTTGATTGGGTTCGAGCTGATCTGGAACGACGACAGATCTGCAAAGACAAATCAAGAGGACTAGAGCCGATGGATTGTTAATTGTATAGACATCGAGACGGTGATAGTGGTTCGAGTTACCTTGGGAGTTTGGTTGAGGCAAACCCTTGGGCAGTCATGGATGGGAGGTTCAGAGCTAGTAGTCCGTGAGTTTCTCCATGAAAGAGACCTGAGAGAGAACCGTTTTCTGCCTTCAGCGCGCACTTATTCGTATAGCAGTACCGTGAGTTGAGGGGGCTCCAGAATTTTAGGGGCACTAGACATTTGAGGCCGCGGGAAGGAAAACTTTAGCGGGGAACTTGAATTTTCAGCCAAAATTGAGATAAAGTTCTGCCAAAAAGAAGAAGAATAAGGAAAAAAAAAAATAGCTGAAAATATAAGGAAAAAATAGTTAAAAGCGTTTAATTAGAGTTAGAACATGTGGATCGAGATGAAAACGTTATAAAAAATAGTTGAATTTTTTTTCCGTAACCATATTTAACTATGCTGATCACATCAGACGGTCAAAACTTTATTTTGTGATTTTAGTCATCGGAACCTCAACATACCTACTGATGTGGTATGACTTGTTTAATAGATTCTATGCAAATATACATATTTATAAAACAACTGTATCCTGCAAATAGAATTTTGAAAAATCGGCCGTAGGATGTGATACGTATAGTGAAATACGGATATAATAGAAAAATCACATATTTTCGATAACGTTTGGGTCTCGATCAAGGCGGTCAACCTTATTTACATGTAGTATCTCTTATGAGGAGCCCTATCGTCAGGAGGTAAACTTTTCCAAATTTTTACTTGGGATGCTACATCTCATCTACGTGAGAGTGTGTACGCGGAAGAATCGACAAAAATAAGTCAGAAAGGGGGTAGGTGAGAACGTTTTCGTATGATAAGGGACGTTTATTTAGGGTTGACTGTGCGGATCGACACCCAAATCTTATCAAAAATTGGTGAATTTTTTTCCATAACCATATTTAACTATGCTGATCACATCAGACGGTCAAAATTTAATTTTGTGATTTTAGTCATTGGTACCTCAACGTGCCTACTGATGTGGTATAACTTGTTTAATAGGTTCTATGCAAGTATACATCGTTGTTAAACAATTGTATCTTGCAAATAGAGTTTTGAAAAATCGGTCGTAAGATGTGATACGTATAGTGAAATATGGTTATGGTAGAAAAATCAAATATTTTCAATAACGTTTGGGCCTCGATCAAGGCGGTCAACTCTATTTACATGTAGTCTCTTTTATGGGGAGCCCTATCGTCGGGAGGTAAACTTTTCTAAATTTTTACATGGGCTGTTACATCTCATCTACGTAAGAGTGTGTACACGGAAGAATCGACAAAAATAAGTCACAAAGGGGTAGGTGAGAACGTTTTCGTGTGATAAGAGACACTTATTTTGGGTTGACCGTGTGGATCGATACCCAAACCTTATCAAAAATTGGTGAATTTTTTTCCATAACCATATTTAACTACACTTATCACATCGGACGGTCAAAATTTAATTTTGTGATTTTAGTCATTGGTACCTCAACGTGCCTACTTTAGTAGGTTCTATGCAAGTGTACATCGTTGTGAAGCAACAGTATCTTGCAAATAGAGTTTTGAAAAATCGGCCGTAGGATGTGATACGTATAGTGAAATACGGTTATGGTAGAAAAATCACATATTTTCGATAACGTTTGGGCCCTAATCAATGCGGTTGTAACATCTTGATTTTCAAAATTTCTTAAAATTGATTTTTTCTTCTTAGAAATAGAAAGTAGATGTCGTTATGAGTTCACCGTATTTTTCGGTGAATTTTTCGAGTTCCTGAACTATTATTTACGATTTTTCAAAGTTCTATTCGAAGATAAGAATTGCTGAGGTGGCAAGCTCGGATTGGGTGAGAAAGTGACATGTGACGTATGGAGAGACCAGCTGACGCTGGCGTCATCAGCTACAGCATTAGTCATTTGCCACATGGCACAAGTGGTGGCCAAAGGTGGTGTGGTTTTGTCTTAAGTTGAAATGTGACATTTTCCACAAATGGAGAGATGACATGTGGTAAAAATATAAATAAAAACCAGCCTTTCATTTTCTTTCTTTTCCGTATCTGACTTTCTCTCTCTATTCTCTAACATCAATTTTCTCTCTTTAGCTTTCTCTCTCTAGATTTATTATTAAATTTCGGCTGATCATAACTTTTGATCCATAACTCTGATTTCGAATCCGCGAAGTGCTACGAACTCGTCTCAATGTTCTCTTTCTATCCTTGAGGTTTCGGTTAGATCCAACGGTGATTTCTAGATGGCTCGTTTTAGGAGGCTCGGTTTACGATCGATATTCATAGTGGGGATTCGTATTGA from Fragaria vesca subsp. vesca linkage group LG3, FraVesHawaii_1.0, whole genome shotgun sequence harbors:
- the LOC101303793 gene encoding vacuolar-processing enzyme-like — its product is MSYIKQFLYTYLGATSKAHSHAPPALTASPSGSISRTVSQRDAALFYFLYKVNRAPTNSHKKLEANKQLYNEIARRKRVDDSITKIGELLFGTEKGSELLMKVRPSGQPLVDDWECFKMFIRTYESRCGKLSTYIWNEVHASFCQHVQ